A window from Thunnus albacares chromosome 19, fThuAlb1.1, whole genome shotgun sequence encodes these proteins:
- the LOC122969372 gene encoding BOLA class I histocompatibility antigen, alpha chain BL3-7-like isoform X1, with protein sequence MKILLFVTLLGLHSAAAVTHSLKYFFTGSSQVPNFPEYVVLGMVDDIQIDYYDSNTMKAEPKQDWMSKVTADDPQYWERETGNFLGTQPAFKANIETAKQRFNQTGGVHIVQRMYGCEWDDDTGVVNGFAQDGYDGEDFIVLDLKTETWVAPKPQAVITKHKWDSKKAEIAQFKHYLTQICVDWLKKYLDYWKSSLLRTDLPSVSLLQKTPSSPVSCFATGFYPHRAEMFWRKDGEELDENVERGEILPNHDGSFQMSADLNLSSVTPEDWRKYECVFQLSGVKDDIITKLDKRAIQTNFGKTGIRSDGSSSEFPVDVVIGVVVVLLLLVAAIVGYVLWNKNNNGFKPANISDTFSSSSSSSSSSSSVKVPVTN encoded by the exons ATGAAGATCTTGCTTTTTGTGACCCTCCTGGGTCTACACAGCGCGGCGGCAG TGACTCACTCTCTGAAGTATTTCTTCACTGGGTCCTCTCAAGTCCCAAACTTTCCAGAGTATGTGGTTCTTGGGATGGTTGATGATATTCAGATTGATTACTATGACAGCAACACCATGAAAGCAGAACCCAAACAGGACTGGATGAGCAAAGTCACAGCAGATGATCCACAGTACTGGGAGAGGGAGACTGGGAATTTTTTGGGTACCCAGCCGGCCTTCAAAGCCAACATTGAAACTGCAAAGCAGCGCTTCAACCAAACTGGAG gtgtccaTATTGTCCAGAGGATGTACGGCTGTGAATGGGACGATGACACAGGAGTGGTTAATGGTTTTGCACAGGATGGTTATGATGGAGAAGACTTCATAGTATTGGACCTGAAGACAGAGACATGGGTCGCTCCAAAACCACAGGCTGTCATCACCAAACACAAGTGGGATAGTAAAAAAGCTGAAATCGCACAGTTCAAACATTATCTCACCCAGATTTGCGTTGACTGGCTGAAGAAGTATTTGGACTATTGGAAGAGCTCTCTGCTGAGAACAG ACCTtccctcagtgtctctcctccagaagactccctcctctccagtcagCTGCTTCGCTACAGGTTTCTACCCTCACAGAGCTGAAATGTtctggaggaaagatggagaggagcttGATGAGAACGTGGAACGTGGAGAGATCCTCCCCAACCACGATGGATCCTTCCAGATGAGTGCTGACCTGAACCTTTCATCAGTCACACCTGAAGACTGGAGGAAGTACGAATGTGTGTTTCAGCTCTCTGGTGTGAAGGACGACATCATCACCAAACTGGACAAAAGAGCAATTCAGACGAATTTTGGCAAGACTGGAATCAGAAGTGATGGAA GTTCTTCAGAGTTCCCTGTCGATGTTGTCATTGGAGTTGTTGTCGTGCTGCTGCTCCTGGTAGCCGCCATCGTTGGATACGTCCTCTGGAATAAGAACAATAATG GGTTTAAACCTGCTAACA ttTCAGAcactttttcatcatcatcatcatcatcatcatcatcatcatctgttaAAGTTCCAGTTACTAACTGA
- the LOC122969372 gene encoding major histocompatibility complex class I-related gene protein-like isoform X2: MKILVFLTLLVVGLHSAAAVTHSLKYFYTGSSQVPNFPEYVSVGMVDEAQISYCDSNTKRNEPKQDWMSRVTADDPHYWERNTQICVGNQPSFKANIETAKQRFNQTGGIHIYQVMYGCEWDDETGEVNGFIQLGYDGEDFIVLDLRTETWIAPKPQAVITKHKWDHNRAQTVQFKHYLTQECPDWIKKYVNYGKSSLMRTELPSVSLLQKTPSSPVSCHATGFYPPRAALFWRKDGEEFHEDVENGEILPNHDGSFQMSADLDLSSVKPEDWRKYDCVFQLSGVKDDIITKLDKAVIRTNEGKTGIRSAGGSSGSLWVLSLELLSYLWPC, from the exons ATGAAGATCTTGGTTTTTCTCACCCTCCTTGTAGTAGGTCTACACAGCGCGGCGGCAG TGACTCACTCTCTGAAGTATTTCTACACTGGGTCCTCTCAAGTCCCAAACTTCCCAGAGTATGTGTCTGTTGGGATGGTTGATGAAGCTCAGATAAGTTACTGTGACAGCAACACCAAGAGAAATGAACCCAAACAAGACTGGATGAGCAGAGTCACAGCAGATGATCCACATTACTGGGAGAGGAACACTCAGATCTGTGTGGGTAACCAGCCGAGCTTCAAAGCCAACATTGAAACTGCAAAGCAGCGCTTCAACCAAactggag gtatCCACATTTACCAGGTGATGTATGGCTGTGAATGGGACGATGAGACTGGAGAGGTTAATGGTTTCATTCAGTTAGGTTATGATGGAGAAGACTTCATAGTATTGGACCTGAGGACAGAGACATGGATCGCTCCAAAACCACAAGCTGTCATCACCAAACACAAGTGGGATCATAACAGAGCTCAGACAGTACAGTTCAAACATTACCTCACCCAGGAGTGTCCTGACTGGATAAAGAAGTACGTGAACTACGGGAAGAGCTCTCTGATGAGAACAG AGCTtccctcagtgtctctcctccagaagactccctcctctccagtcagCTGCCACGCTACAGGTTTCTACCCTCCAAGAGCCGCACTGTtctggaggaaagatggagaggagttTCATGAGGACGTGGAAAATGGAGAGATCCTCCCCAACCACGATGGATCCTTCCAGATGAGTGCTGACTTGGACCTTTCATCAGTCAAACCTGAAGACTGGAGGAAATACGACTGTGTGTTTCAGCTCTCTGGTGTGAAGGACGACATCATCACCAAACTGGACAAAGCTGTGATCAGAACTAACGAAGGTAAGACTGGAATCAGAAGTGCTGGAG GTTCTTCAGGCTCCCTGTGGGTGTTGTCATTGGAGTTGTTGTCATACTTGTGGCCGTGCTAG